The Desulfovibrio piger DNA segment GGCCACGTCGGGGTTCTTCTTCTGGGGCATGATGGACGAGCCCGTGGAGTAGCCGTCGGAGAGCTGCACGAAGCCGAAGGCCGGGTTGGCCCAGATGATGAGCTCTTCACACAGGCGGGACAGGTGGGCCATGATGCAGGAGCCGGCGAACAGGGCCTCCAGAACGAAATCACGGTCGGAGACGGCGTCCATGGAGTTGCCGTAGATGCCGTCGAAGCCCACTTCGTCGGCCACGCTCTGCGGATCGAGGGGATAGGTGGTGCCGGCCAGGGCGGCGGAGCCCAGCGGGGAGATGCGCACGCGCTTGAGCACGTCGTCCAGGCGCATGCAGTCGCGGCGGAACATCCAGGCATAGGCCAGCAGATGGTGGGCCAGGCTCACGGGCTGGGCGGGCTGCATGTGGGTGCAGCCGGGCAGGATGTCGTCCTGATGGCCGTCGGCGCAGGACACCAGGGTGGCGCACAAATGGACGGCGCGCTGCTGCCAGGCCGTCAGGCGGTCGGCCACGAACAGGCGGAAGGTCAGGCCCACCTGGTCGTTGCGGCTGCGGCCGGTGTGCAGCTTTTTGCCCATGTCGCCGATGATCTCGGTGAGGCGGGCCTCGATGTTCATGTGCACGTCTTCCAGCGCCGGTTTCCAGACAAAGGCGCCGGATTCGATCTCCTGCTTCACGGCATCGAGACCGTTGACGATCTGTTCGGCCTCGTCGGGGGTGATGACGCCCTGACGGCCCAGCATGCGGGCATGGGCCTGGGAACCGCGGATGTCCTGGGCATAGAGGGCGCGGTCATAGGTCTGGGAATCGGTATAGGCGGCCACGGCTTCTCTGGGGCCTTCGGCGAAGCGGCCGCCCCAGCTCTGATTGGTGCTCATGGAAAGATCTCTCTGCCCCGGGAGGGGCCGGTGTATGCGCTGCGGCGCGCGATGACAGGGGGCCGGAAACGGCGGCGCCCCGTGCGGGATGCGGACGGGGCGGCCTTCCGGATGGAAAGAACGGGGCGGACGGGTCTCCCCGTCCGCCGTGAGGAAGACTTACTTGCCCAGCTTGTTCTGGACCGCGGCGTACATGCCGAGGCGCAGGCAGTTGAGGCGGATGAAGCCGGCAGCGTCCTTGTGGTCGTAGTTGCCGCCTTCGAAGGTGGCCAGGTCTTCGGAGAACAGGGAGAAGGGAGAGGTACGGGCCAGGGGCCACACGCCGCCCTTGTACAGCTTGGCGCGCACGGTACCGGTGACGGTCTCCTGGGACTTGTCCATGAAGGCCTGCATGGCTTCGCGTTCGGGCGAGAACCAGTAGCCGTTGTACACGGCGTGGGAGTAGGGCACGGCCAGCATGTCACGCAGCTGCAGCAGTTCGCGGTCCATGCACAGGCCTTCCAGGTCGCGGTGCAGGGCGTAGAGCAGGGTGCCGGCGGGGTTTTCGTACACGCCGCGGCACTTCATGCCCACATAGCGGTTCTCCACCATGTCGTCACGGCCGATGCCGTGCTTGCCGGCCAGTTCGGCCAGGGTCTTGATGATGGTGTAGGGCGACATCTTTTCGCCGTTGACGGCCACGGGGTTGCCGTGCTCGAAGCTCACTTCGATGATATCGGGCTCGTTGGGGGCCTGTTCCACGGGCACGCAGCGCTCGTGGCAGGACTCGTGGGGAGCGTTGCCCGGATCTTCCAGCTCGCTGCCTTCGAAGCTGGTGTGCATCATGTTGGCGTCCATGCTGTAGCGCTTGGCTTCCTTGGAGATCGGGATGCCGTGCTTTTCAGCAAAGGCGTTGAGGGCCGTACGGGACATCAGGTCCCATTCGCGCCAGGGGGCGATGACCTTCAGGTCGGGGGCCAGGGCCTTGGCGGCGAACTCGAAGCGCACCTGGTCGTTGCCCTTGCCGGTGGCGCCGTGGGCGATGGCGTCAGCGCCTTCCTTGCGGGCGATGTCCACCAGGGCCTTGGTGATGATGGGGCGGGCGATGGAGGTGCCCAGCATGTAGCGGTTCTCATACCGGGCGGCGCCGCGCATCATGGGGAAGACGAAGTCGCGGGCCATTTCTTCACGCAGGTCCACAACGTAGGCCTTGGAAGCGCCGGTCTTGTAAGCCTTGGCTTCCACACCGCTCAGGTCTTCGGGCTGGCCCAGATCGGCAGTGACGGTGATGACTTCGCACTTGTAGGTTTCGATCAGCCACTTGAGGATGACGGAGGTGTCCAGGCCGCCGGAGTAGGCGAGCACAACTTTCTTGATGTCTTTGTTCATCGTAAGGCCTCGTAAAAAAGATTGAGAGGGAAGCAGTATTCTCCAAAAGCCCGTCCTTGGCAAGTGCGAAAGGGGGCAAAAGGCCCGCAGGCGCACGCTTTGGCCCTGGCCGTGCCCTTGGCCGGACATCCTGCCGGGAAGGGCAGGCAGCATCTTGACGAAGGCAGCGCAAGCGGATAGAAAAAAACGTTTTAACCGGATGTCTTCCGTGCAATGCGCCATGGGGCGGCAGGGGAGGCACCCGGAGGGGCAGGGCCGCACCCCTGCGATTTTCCCAACCATACAGGAACATCCAATGCCCAAACGCACGGATCTACACAAAATTCTGGTTATCGGCGCAGGTCCCATCGTCATCGGCCAGGGCTGTGAATTCGACTATTCCGGCTCCCAGGCCGTGAAGGCCCTCAAGGAAGAAGGCTACGAGGTGGTGCTGGTCAATTCCAACCCGGCCACCATCATGACCGACCCCCACATGGCCGACGCCACCTATATCGAACCCATCGAGCAGCAGACCCTGGCGGCCATCATCCGCAAGGAACGCCCCGATGCCCTGCTGCCTACCCTTGGCGGACAGACGGCGCTCAACGCCGCTCTTGGTCTGGCCAAGAGCGGCGTTTTGGCGGAGTGCGGCGTTGAGCTCATCGGTGCGCGTGCCGAAGTCATCGAAAAGGCCGAAAGCCGCGAACTGTTCCGGCAGGCCATGGAGAACATCGGCCTCAAAGTGCCTGCCAGCGGCATTGCCCACAACATGGATGAAGTGCGCGCCCTGGGCGATGTGCTGCCCTTCCCGCTGATCATCCGCCCGGCCTTCACCCTGGGCGGCACCGGCGGCGGTATCGCCTACAACATGGCCGACCTGGAAGAAGTGGCCGGTCACGGCCTTTCCGCCAGCCCCGTGTCCGAAGTCATGATCGAGCAGAGCGTGCTGGGCTGGAAAGAGTTCGAGATGGAAGTCATGCGCGACAAGAATGACAACTGCGTCATCGTCTGCTCCATCGAGAACGTGGACGCCATGGGCGTGCACACCGGCGACTCCATCACCGTGGCCCCGGCCCAGACCCTGACCGACGCCGAATACCAGATGATGCGCGACGCTTCCTTCGCCATCATGCGCGAGATCGGCGTGGAGACCGGCGGCAGTAACGTGCAGTTCGGCATCAACCCCGCCAACGGCGAGATGGTGGTCATCGAGATGAACCCGCGCGTGTCGCGTTCCTCGGCCCTGGCCTCCAAGGCCACGGGCTTCCCCATCGCCAAGCTGGCCGCCAAGCTGGCCATCGGCTACACCCTGGACGAACTGCGCAACGACATCACCCGCGAGACCGCGGCCAGCTTCGAGCCGGCCATCGACTACTGCGTGGTCAAGATCCCGCGCTTCACCTTTGAAAAATTCCCCGGTGCCAAGGACGAGCTGACCACCTCCATGAAGAGCGTGGGCGAAGCCATGAGCATCGGCCGCACCTTCAAGGAAGCCCTGCAGAAAGGCCTGCGCTCCATGGAGATCGGCGCCTCCGGCCTGGGCTTCAACTTCCGTCGCGAGCTGCCGCCCCTGCCCGAGATCATGGCCGGTCTGCGCAAGCCCCATTCGCGCCGCATCTTCACCCTGCGCCAGGCCCTGCTGGCCGGCGTGAGCGTGGAAGACATCCACGAGGCTTCCGGCATCGATCCCTGGTTCATCCGCCAGATGCGCGACATCGTGGACATGGAGACCCGCATCCGCGACTTCGGTCTGGCCAACGACATGACGCCCCTGAACCCCGAGCTGCCGGAGATCCTGCGCGAAGCCAAGGAATACGGCTTCTCCGACCGTCAGCTCTCCGAGATGTGGAAGCGTCCCGAGACCGACATCCGCCGTCTGCGCAAGGAAATGGGCATCGTGCCCACCTTCTATCTGGTGGATACCTGCGCCGCGGAATTCGAAGCCTACACGCCCTATTACTACTCCACCTATGAAAAGGGTGACGAAGTGCAGACCAAGGACTGCCGCAAGGTGCTGATCCTTGGCGGCGGCCCCAACCGTATCGGCCAGGGCATCGAGTTCGACTACTGCTGCTGCCATGCCTCCTTCGCCCTGCGCGACGCGGGCATCATGGCCATCATGGTCAACTCCAACCCCGAGACCGTGTCCACGGACTACGACACCTCCGACCGCCTGTACTTCGAGCCCCTGACCTTTGAAGATGTGATGAACATCGTGGAAAAGGAAAAGCCCGAAGGCGTCATCGTGCAGTTCGGCGGCCAGACCCCGCTGAACCTGGCCGTGCCGCTGATGCGCGCCGGTGTGCCGATCCTGGGCACCTCGCCCGATGCCATCGACCGCGCCGAAGACCGCGAACGCTTCCAGGCCCTCATCGAAAAGCTGGGCCTGCTCCAGCCGCCGAACGGTACCGCCATGGACCTGGATCAGGCGCTGGAAGTGGCCGAGCGCATCACCTATCCCGTGGTGGTGCGTCCCAGCTACGTGCTGGGCGGCCGTGCCATGGCCGTGGTCTATGACAAGGAAGAGCTGGTGGATTACTTCCGCGAACAGGTGCCCGAAAAGCCCGAGCATCCCATCCTCATCGACAAGTTCCTGGAACATGCCGTGGAAGTGGACGTGGACGCCCTGTCCGACGGCAAGGAAGTCTATGTGGCCGGCATCATGGAACACATCGAAGAAGCCGGTATCCACTCCGGTGACTCGGCCTGCGTGCTGCCTTCCTTCTCGCTCTCCTATGACCACGTGGCCCTCATCGCCGCCCAGGCCGAAGCCCTGGCCCGCGAGCTCAAGGTCGTGGGCCTGATGAACATCCAGTTCGCCATCAAGGGCGACGACCTGTACATCCTTGAAGTGAACCCGCGTGCCTCGCGCACCGCGCCCTTCGTCTCCAAGGCCACCGGCGTGCCGCTGCCTTACATGGCCACCCAGGTCATGCTGGGCAAGACCCTGGACGAGCTGGATCCCTGGAGCATGCGCCGCGGCGGCTTCACCTGCGTCAAGGAAGCCGTGCTTCCC contains these protein-coding regions:
- the carB gene encoding carbamoyl-phosphate synthase large subunit, which produces MPKRTDLHKILVIGAGPIVIGQGCEFDYSGSQAVKALKEEGYEVVLVNSNPATIMTDPHMADATYIEPIEQQTLAAIIRKERPDALLPTLGGQTALNAALGLAKSGVLAECGVELIGARAEVIEKAESRELFRQAMENIGLKVPASGIAHNMDEVRALGDVLPFPLIIRPAFTLGGTGGGIAYNMADLEEVAGHGLSASPVSEVMIEQSVLGWKEFEMEVMRDKNDNCVIVCSIENVDAMGVHTGDSITVAPAQTLTDAEYQMMRDASFAIMREIGVETGGSNVQFGINPANGEMVVIEMNPRVSRSSALASKATGFPIAKLAAKLAIGYTLDELRNDITRETAASFEPAIDYCVVKIPRFTFEKFPGAKDELTTSMKSVGEAMSIGRTFKEALQKGLRSMEIGASGLGFNFRRELPPLPEIMAGLRKPHSRRIFTLRQALLAGVSVEDIHEASGIDPWFIRQMRDIVDMETRIRDFGLANDMTPLNPELPEILREAKEYGFSDRQLSEMWKRPETDIRRLRKEMGIVPTFYLVDTCAAEFEAYTPYYYSTYEKGDEVQTKDCRKVLILGGGPNRIGQGIEFDYCCCHASFALRDAGIMAIMVNSNPETVSTDYDTSDRLYFEPLTFEDVMNIVEKEKPEGVIVQFGGQTPLNLAVPLMRAGVPILGTSPDAIDRAEDRERFQALIEKLGLLQPPNGTAMDLDQALEVAERITYPVVVRPSYVLGGRAMAVVYDKEELVDYFREQVPEKPEHPILIDKFLEHAVEVDVDALSDGKEVYVAGIMEHIEEAGIHSGDSACVLPSFSLSYDHVALIAAQAEALARELKVVGLMNIQFAIKGDDLYILEVNPRASRTAPFVSKATGVPLPYMATQVMLGKTLDELDPWSMRRGGFTCVKEAVLPFQRFPGVDIILGPEMHSTGEVMGMGSDFPEAYYKSQLASGQDLPQGGNVFISVNDRDKPILPEVAAMFADLGFHLLATRGTARYLRERGLEVEEVLKVYEGRPNIVDRMINGDVALVINTASGKNTARDSKSIRHTAVSYGVPYCTTVAGAKASAIAIGKRREDTHVESLQEYYAREARG
- a CDS encoding argininosuccinate synthase, with the protein product MNKDIKKVVLAYSGGLDTSVILKWLIETYKCEVITVTADLGQPEDLSGVEAKAYKTGASKAYVVDLREEMARDFVFPMMRGAARYENRYMLGTSIARPIITKALVDIARKEGADAIAHGATGKGNDQVRFEFAAKALAPDLKVIAPWREWDLMSRTALNAFAEKHGIPISKEAKRYSMDANMMHTSFEGSELEDPGNAPHESCHERCVPVEQAPNEPDIIEVSFEHGNPVAVNGEKMSPYTIIKTLAELAGKHGIGRDDMVENRYVGMKCRGVYENPAGTLLYALHRDLEGLCMDRELLQLRDMLAVPYSHAVYNGYWFSPEREAMQAFMDKSQETVTGTVRAKLYKGGVWPLARTSPFSLFSEDLATFEGGNYDHKDAAGFIRLNCLRLGMYAAVQNKLGK
- the argH gene encoding argininosuccinate lyase, which codes for MSTNQSWGGRFAEGPREAVAAYTDSQTYDRALYAQDIRGSQAHARMLGRQGVITPDEAEQIVNGLDAVKQEIESGAFVWKPALEDVHMNIEARLTEIIGDMGKKLHTGRSRNDQVGLTFRLFVADRLTAWQQRAVHLCATLVSCADGHQDDILPGCTHMQPAQPVSLAHHLLAYAWMFRRDCMRLDDVLKRVRISPLGSAALAGTTYPLDPQSVADEVGFDGIYGNSMDAVSDRDFVLEALFAGSCIMAHLSRLCEELIIWANPAFGFVQLSDGYSTGSSIMPQKKNPDVAELMRGKTGRVYGSLMGMLTIMKGLPMTYNRDLQEDKEGFLDADHTVDASLMLMAGMLEELTFRTDRMRAACARGFLNATELADYLVGKGLPFREAHHVTGHAVALAEKQGKGLEDLSLAELQQLDARIADDVYAVLDYAAAVRRRETPAGTGPRSVARQIEQLRSWLQERA